One genomic segment of Candidatus Eisenbacteria bacterium includes these proteins:
- a CDS encoding tetratricopeptide repeat protein, with protein sequence MSDFFTVFLVGGLLAGVGYAAWVLSRDAAVKPTKVETPYQQGLNALLAGDREEALQAFAESVRLDSDNVDAYIHLANLLREQGEVQRALQLHRELTVRAGQTPSQNRAIREGLVLDLIAVGRAGEAVEVAEELYDHDRKSGSALKLLLRAHEAAHDWDQAYEVRAEIAKSSGERNGEGLARYRSAIGEIYLRDGKLDEAKRQFKAALHLRRDDPAALLRLGDIYYESNRPERAGVLWKALAEAHPSFSHLVLERLEASYFEKGRFGDVDQAYEEMLARNPKDVRIHLALARMHVKKGDLADAGRVLNEALELEPDSVPARLLLADLYRRRGDLSGALDEMESLMRGVGSGEVYVCAACGHQAEEYWSRCPQCFSWARHG encoded by the coding sequence ATGAGCGACTTCTTCACCGTCTTCCTCGTGGGAGGCCTCCTCGCCGGGGTGGGGTACGCGGCGTGGGTCCTCTCCCGCGACGCGGCGGTGAAGCCGACCAAGGTGGAGACCCCCTACCAGCAGGGGCTGAACGCGCTCCTCGCGGGAGACCGGGAAGAGGCGCTCCAGGCCTTCGCGGAGAGCGTCCGCCTGGACAGCGATAACGTGGATGCATACATCCACTTGGCCAATTTGCTTCGCGAGCAAGGCGAGGTTCAGCGTGCCCTCCAGCTCCACCGGGAGCTCACCGTGCGCGCAGGGCAGACCCCCAGCCAGAACCGTGCGATCCGGGAGGGGCTCGTTCTCGACTTGATCGCCGTGGGAAGGGCGGGCGAGGCCGTGGAGGTGGCGGAAGAGCTCTACGACCACGATCGAAAGAGCGGGAGCGCGCTCAAGCTCCTGCTGAGGGCGCACGAGGCGGCTCACGATTGGGACCAGGCCTACGAGGTGCGGGCCGAGATCGCCAAGTCGTCCGGCGAGCGAAACGGCGAGGGCCTCGCGCGGTATCGGTCGGCGATCGGCGAGATCTACCTGCGGGACGGGAAGCTGGACGAGGCGAAGCGCCAATTCAAGGCCGCGCTCCACCTGCGCCGCGACGACCCGGCGGCGCTCCTCCGTCTCGGAGATATCTACTACGAGAGCAACCGGCCCGAGCGGGCCGGCGTGCTCTGGAAGGCCCTCGCCGAGGCGCACCCCTCCTTCTCGCATTTGGTTCTCGAGCGCCTCGAGGCCTCGTATTTCGAGAAGGGCCGATTCGGGGACGTCGACCAGGCGTACGAGGAGATGCTGGCGCGGAACCCGAAGGACGTCCGGATCCATCTCGCGCTCGCGAGGATGCACGTGAAGAAGGGCGATCTCGCGGACGCGGGCCGGGTCCTGAACGAGGCGCTGGAGCTCGAGCCCGACTCGGTCCCGGCGCGCCTCCTCCTGGCCGATCTCTATCGCAGGCGAGGCGATCTGTCGGGCGCGCTGGACGAAATGGAATCGCTGATGCGCGGCGTGGGAAGCGGAGAGGTCTACGTCTGCGCCGCGTGCGGCCACCAGGCCGAGGAGTATTGGTCGCGCTGCCCTCAGTGCTTCTCGTGGGCCCGGCACGGATGA
- a CDS encoding (d)CMP kinase yields the protein MKGFVVAIDGPAGAGKTATARGVADRLGLIHVDSGAMYRAVAWLARKHGVPLDSEEALLRLLAETKIEAGREGILVDGVSVEAEIRTAEAGEAASRVAVHPGVRSRLVRIQRSLGGAPGVVMEGRDIGTVVFPKADLKIFLTASVEARARRRFEELRARDERPELAAIEAAIRERDRRDSDRAASPLLPAPDAIPLDTTRLTLEEQIDLATHWAAGARRGPGGMTPFHAASRQVVVNFARLGLKYRVVGREHIPPKGPLIIACNHISFWDPPLVGAWVPRTLHYLAKQELFENRVFGAMLRAYNCIPIQRGPQARSALRGAEGVLDRGGAVLIFPEGTRSKSGSLLPPRAGISHLAASARAPVVPARISGSNQIRRSMLRQVEIRLTFGSPMMPPVGAAGSREDGDAFARKIMDAIVALPAGTEEIRWK from the coding sequence TTGAAGGGATTCGTGGTGGCGATCGACGGACCTGCCGGCGCGGGCAAGACGGCCACGGCCCGGGGGGTCGCCGACCGGCTCGGGCTCATCCACGTCGATTCGGGCGCCATGTACCGCGCGGTCGCGTGGCTCGCCCGAAAGCATGGGGTCCCGCTCGACTCGGAAGAGGCCCTTCTTCGGCTTCTCGCGGAAACGAAGATCGAGGCGGGCCGGGAGGGGATCCTCGTCGATGGAGTCTCGGTCGAGGCCGAGATCCGGACCGCCGAAGCGGGAGAAGCCGCGTCCCGCGTCGCCGTTCATCCTGGCGTCCGCTCGCGGCTGGTGAGGATTCAGCGTTCCCTGGGCGGCGCCCCGGGCGTCGTGATGGAAGGACGCGACATCGGCACGGTCGTCTTCCCCAAGGCCGATCTCAAGATCTTCCTGACGGCGTCGGTCGAGGCCCGGGCACGTCGGCGCTTCGAGGAGCTTCGAGCCCGGGACGAGCGGCCCGAGCTTGCGGCGATCGAGGCCGCGATCCGTGAGCGGGATCGGAGGGACAGCGACCGCGCGGCGAGCCCCCTTCTGCCCGCGCCCGACGCGATCCCGCTCGACACGACCCGGCTGACCTTGGAGGAGCAGATCGACCTCGCCACCCACTGGGCTGCCGGGGCGCGAAGGGGGCCGGGGGGGATGACCCCGTTTCACGCCGCGAGCCGGCAGGTGGTGGTCAACTTCGCCCGGCTGGGCCTCAAGTACCGGGTGGTGGGCCGGGAGCACATTCCTCCCAAAGGGCCCCTGATCATCGCCTGCAACCACATCTCGTTCTGGGACCCCCCCCTCGTGGGGGCATGGGTACCCCGGACCCTCCACTACCTGGCCAAGCAGGAGCTTTTCGAGAATAGGGTGTTCGGGGCGATGCTTCGGGCCTATAATTGCATCCCGATTCAGCGGGGACCCCAGGCACGGTCGGCGTTGCGCGGTGCCGAAGGGGTTCTGGATCGAGGGGGCGCGGTCCTCATCTTTCCGGAGGGCACGCGCAGCAAGAGCGGGTCGCTTCTGCCGCCGCGGGCCGGTATCTCGCATCTGGCGGCCTCGGCCCGCGCCCCGGTCGTGCCCGCCCGCATCTCAGGATCCAACCAGATCCGCCGCTCCATGTTGCGGCAGGTTGAAATTCGACTTACGTTCGGCTCGCCGATGATGCCCCCGGTGGGGGCGGCGGGGAGCCGTGAAGATGGGGACGCGTTCGCGCGGAAGATCATGGACGCGATCGTGGCCCTCCCGGCAGGAACGGAGGAGATTCGATGGAAGTGA
- a CDS encoding LapA family protein gives MLMWFLRNVVWLAIMVLVVGFAILNVHETVTAIILPGSVYRLVPANVVLFVAFTIGMMTGFVLTLFHQLKVRSAMNRMSRENQDLKRELSQLRNLALEDLNLGEPTGAARG, from the coding sequence ATGCTCATGTGGTTTCTGAGGAACGTCGTCTGGCTCGCCATCATGGTGCTCGTCGTGGGCTTCGCGATCCTGAACGTCCATGAGACCGTCACCGCGATCATCCTTCCGGGGAGCGTCTACCGCCTGGTCCCGGCGAACGTCGTGCTGTTCGTGGCCTTCACGATCGGCATGATGACCGGGTTCGTGCTCACGCTCTTCCACCAGCTCAAGGTCCGCTCGGCCATGAATCGGATGAGCCGCGAGAACCAGGACCTGAAACGGGAGCTGAGCCAATTGAGAAACCTCGCCCTTGAGGATCTGAACCTGGGCGAGCCGACTGGGGCGGCCCGGGGATGA
- a CDS encoding 30S ribosomal protein S1 has protein sequence MVRRHDDDVDVKDEPTEETEVEAKPRKRKAVTRLVHEDLGEEANGTGTGLAEADSDDENSSSMGQWLQMYEDSLKDLEEGEIVRGRVLKIDDKEVTVDVGFKSEGVIPVEEFPDLEGVKVGDEIEVFLEKTENQDGLVVLSKQRADFVKVWDRVKTAADNGELVEGKLVRKIKGGVVVDLYGVEAFLPGSQIALRQVQNVDSLIGQLMEFKIIKLNKRRRNIVISRRSVLEEHRAKQKSEIIQELAKDQLREGVVKNITDFGAFVDLGGIDGLLHITDMSWGRVSHPSELVSIGDKVRVKVLSFDPEKERISLGMKQLTPYPWEDVDKRYSVTQRVKGKVVSITDYGAFVELEKGIEGLIHISEMSWTRHVRHPSKVVAIGDQIEAMILKIDKENEKISLGLKQIEPDPWLSLDERFPIGTRLTGKVRNLTNFGAFVEIEEGIDGLVHISDMSWTRRVVHPSEVLKKGDKVDVVVLSIDKDARRISLGLKQVSEDPWPTLAERYLPDMIVKGKVVRLLDRGVIVDLEDGLEGFIPLSQLGIDGLKKPSDSFKPDDVLELKVTRVDTQAHRIILSVKAWLTDQPGAAQSVFQERFKPQPSATEEPVVSAEEGSDAGTIA, from the coding sequence ATGGTTCGACGGCATGATGACGATGTGGATGTGAAGGACGAACCGACCGAGGAAACCGAGGTCGAAGCCAAGCCGCGGAAGCGCAAGGCGGTGACGCGGCTGGTGCATGAGGACCTGGGTGAAGAGGCCAACGGGACCGGAACGGGCCTCGCGGAAGCCGACTCGGACGACGAGAACTCGAGCTCGATGGGGCAGTGGCTCCAGATGTACGAGGACTCCCTCAAAGACCTCGAGGAAGGTGAGATCGTCCGCGGTCGCGTCCTCAAGATCGACGACAAGGAGGTGACCGTCGACGTCGGCTTCAAGTCGGAAGGCGTCATCCCTGTCGAGGAATTTCCCGACCTGGAAGGCGTCAAAGTCGGCGACGAGATCGAGGTCTTCCTCGAGAAAACGGAGAACCAGGACGGCCTCGTTGTTTTATCGAAGCAGCGGGCCGACTTCGTCAAGGTCTGGGATCGGGTCAAGACCGCCGCGGACAACGGCGAGCTGGTCGAAGGGAAGCTGGTGCGGAAGATCAAGGGCGGCGTGGTCGTCGACCTCTACGGGGTCGAGGCCTTCCTCCCCGGATCGCAGATCGCGCTCCGCCAGGTGCAGAACGTCGATTCCCTGATCGGCCAGCTGATGGAATTCAAGATCATCAAGCTCAACAAGCGCCGGCGGAACATCGTCATCTCGCGACGCTCGGTGCTCGAAGAGCATCGCGCGAAGCAGAAGAGCGAGATCATCCAGGAGCTCGCCAAGGATCAGCTTCGCGAGGGAGTCGTCAAGAACATCACCGACTTCGGCGCGTTCGTGGATCTGGGCGGGATCGACGGCCTGCTCCACATCACCGACATGTCCTGGGGCCGGGTGAGCCACCCCTCGGAGCTGGTATCGATCGGCGACAAGGTCCGGGTCAAGGTCCTCTCGTTCGATCCCGAGAAGGAGCGCATCTCCCTCGGCATGAAGCAGCTGACCCCGTACCCGTGGGAAGACGTCGACAAGCGGTACTCGGTCACGCAGCGGGTCAAGGGCAAGGTTGTATCGATCACCGACTACGGCGCCTTCGTGGAGCTGGAGAAGGGGATCGAGGGCCTGATCCACATCTCCGAGATGTCCTGGACGCGCCACGTGCGGCATCCGTCCAAGGTCGTCGCCATCGGGGACCAGATCGAGGCGATGATCCTCAAGATCGACAAGGAGAACGAGAAGATCTCCCTCGGCTTGAAGCAGATCGAGCCCGATCCGTGGCTCTCGCTGGACGAGCGCTTCCCGATCGGCACGAGGCTGACCGGAAAGGTCCGCAACTTGACGAATTTCGGCGCGTTCGTGGAGATCGAGGAAGGAATCGACGGGCTCGTGCACATCAGCGACATGTCCTGGACGCGCCGGGTCGTCCACCCGAGCGAGGTGCTGAAGAAGGGGGACAAGGTCGACGTCGTGGTCCTTTCGATCGACAAGGACGCCCGGCGAATCTCGCTCGGATTGAAGCAGGTGAGCGAGGATCCCTGGCCGACGTTGGCGGAGCGGTACCTCCCCGACATGATCGTGAAGGGTAAGGTCGTCCGGCTTCTGGATCGCGGGGTCATCGTCGATCTGGAGGACGGCCTCGAAGGATTCATTCCGCTCTCCCAGCTGGGGATCGATGGGCTGAAGAAGCCCTCGGACAGCTTCAAGCCCGACGACGTCCTCGAGCTGAAGGTGACGCGCGTCGATACCCAGGCGCACCGGATCATCCTGAGCGTCAAGGCGTGGCTGACCGACCAGCCCGGGGCGGCGCAATCGGTATTCCAGGAGCGCTTCAAGCCGCAGCCCTCGGCAACCGAAGAGCCGGTCGTAAGCGCCGAGGAGGGGAGCGACGCGGGCACGATCGCGTGA
- a CDS encoding GAF domain-containing protein encodes MRLAFLDLPDDRVDLISLARQTAGVEIALVCHPDPEALALKIAEVLQIPRSTEPLDLLALKPDRVALPAMDTPSAAALTRAGISNRIFMTLDDLESTFVAGTRADATGDPTPLENWEELFDEATGTRLGKIQEALALSEDRQRLFREILSLAVEQTRAEAGSIMVLDEEEGELRIAFATGLSADTVRATRQKLGEGVAGKVALEGRPLIINERIGDPRFRDTRERSRISAAMSAPIQLDGRVIGVLNVSSDRPDRRFDEQDLGRLTEIATQISAILERVIQGLKRDADAVEFRARRALEQAFAREDLPLAERFRIAATKLAAHLEAESAHICIAEPDAGRFRVISSGTETGTEGRLPMTGGLYSRAYKNGESLFLASRLARPSDADAGEPAANMVVAPIGEARALGVLAIECMERIATDIEEHTRLITRIASFLARLAGIHRDHGMATRQGILSGMLADIAPRLMVQHDLESLLTESLAALRELFGRGLVTVRLRNHKDGTMSRTAFEGSEADQAVLTKMDEDLTALALEHGTESSSIAGSARPDGTDAARTEFAAVPIRSSDRVVGALGIAMSSPPEARVGSLSLGAAELDAVRKLALYIALAWDQARAEVCEPPDPHDAVTGLLGGAGLEARVQEEVKRAERYHDRILLTICSISGYERLERRHGPEWTESFVREFAQALAKNVREVDTVARLGGGRFAVLSPESDKDEGALLKRLDHLVPRLDTVQSLPDADDIRLVGRQYSYPDEVSTGGELLALIRSSYPGA; translated from the coding sequence ATGAGGCTCGCGTTTCTCGACCTGCCTGACGACAGGGTCGATCTGATTTCGCTCGCGCGACAGACGGCCGGTGTGGAGATCGCGCTCGTCTGCCATCCGGATCCGGAGGCCCTGGCGCTCAAGATCGCCGAGGTGCTCCAGATTCCCCGCTCCACGGAGCCGCTCGACCTCCTTGCTCTGAAGCCGGACCGCGTTGCTCTCCCCGCCATGGATACGCCCAGCGCCGCCGCGCTCACCCGCGCGGGCATATCGAACCGGATCTTCATGACCCTGGATGACCTCGAGTCCACGTTCGTCGCGGGCACGCGCGCCGACGCCACCGGCGACCCCACGCCCCTGGAGAACTGGGAAGAGCTATTCGACGAGGCGACCGGGACCCGACTGGGCAAGATCCAGGAAGCGCTCGCTCTCTCCGAAGACCGCCAGCGCCTATTCCGCGAGATCCTGTCGTTGGCGGTGGAGCAGACGCGGGCGGAGGCGGGATCGATCATGGTCCTGGACGAAGAGGAAGGGGAGCTTCGCATCGCATTCGCCACCGGGCTCTCCGCCGACACCGTGCGCGCGACGAGGCAGAAGCTCGGCGAGGGCGTCGCGGGGAAGGTGGCTCTGGAGGGTCGTCCGCTCATCATCAACGAACGGATCGGCGATCCCCGATTCCGCGACACGCGGGAGCGATCCCGCATCTCGGCGGCGATGTCGGCGCCGATCCAGCTCGACGGACGCGTGATCGGCGTGCTCAACGTCTCGAGCGACCGGCCCGACCGTCGCTTCGACGAGCAGGACCTCGGACGCCTGACCGAGATCGCGACCCAGATCTCCGCGATCCTCGAGCGGGTGATCCAGGGGCTGAAGCGCGACGCCGACGCGGTCGAGTTCCGGGCACGGCGGGCGCTGGAGCAGGCGTTCGCCCGTGAGGACCTGCCCCTGGCCGAGCGCTTCCGGATCGCCGCGACGAAGCTCGCGGCGCATCTCGAGGCCGAGTCGGCGCACATCTGCATCGCCGAGCCGGACGCTGGACGTTTCCGGGTCATTTCGTCCGGGACGGAGACGGGAACGGAGGGACGGCTCCCGATGACCGGAGGCCTCTACAGCCGCGCGTACAAGAACGGCGAGTCCCTGTTCCTGGCCTCTCGCCTCGCGCGCCCTTCGGACGCCGACGCGGGGGAGCCCGCCGCCAACATGGTCGTCGCGCCGATCGGCGAGGCCCGCGCGCTGGGCGTGCTCGCGATCGAGTGCATGGAGCGGATCGCGACCGACATCGAGGAGCACACCCGGCTGATCACGCGCATCGCGTCGTTCCTGGCCCGGCTCGCCGGCATCCACCGCGACCACGGGATGGCCACCCGGCAAGGCATCCTCTCCGGCATGCTGGCCGACATCGCGCCGCGGCTCATGGTGCAGCACGATCTGGAGTCCCTCTTGACCGAATCGCTGGCGGCCCTCCGGGAGCTGTTCGGCCGGGGCCTCGTCACCGTAAGGCTCCGAAATCACAAGGACGGAACCATGTCCCGGACCGCCTTCGAGGGGTCCGAAGCCGACCAGGCCGTGCTCACGAAGATGGATGAGGATCTGACCGCGCTCGCCTTGGAGCACGGGACCGAATCGAGCTCGATCGCGGGATCCGCCAGGCCCGATGGCACGGACGCTGCGCGCACGGAGTTCGCCGCGGTTCCGATCCGCTCCTCCGACCGCGTCGTGGGCGCGCTCGGGATCGCGATGTCGTCTCCGCCTGAGGCACGCGTCGGGTCTTTGAGCCTGGGCGCGGCCGAGCTCGACGCGGTCCGGAAGCTCGCGCTCTATATCGCCCTCGCCTGGGATCAGGCGCGCGCCGAGGTCTGCGAGCCGCCCGATCCGCACGACGCGGTGACCGGCCTTCTGGGCGGCGCCGGACTGGAGGCGAGGGTCCAGGAAGAGGTGAAGCGCGCCGAGCGGTACCACGACCGCATCCTGCTCACGATCTGCTCGATCTCGGGGTACGAGCGCCTCGAGCGCAGGCACGGCCCCGAGTGGACCGAGAGCTTCGTCCGCGAGTTCGCCCAGGCGCTCGCGAAGAACGTCCGCGAGGTCGACACCGTGGCCCGCCTCGGCGGGGGACGCTTCGCGGTGCTCTCGCCCGAGTCGGACAAGGACGAGGGAGCGCTGTTGAAGCGGCTCGATCATCTGGTCCCACGGCTCGACACGGTCCAGTCGCTCCCCGACGCGGACGACATCCGTCTCGTCGGGCGTCAATACAGCTATCCCGACGAGGTATCCACAGGCGGCGAGCTTCTCGCCCTCATCCGGAGCAGTTACCCGGGCGCCTAG
- the ispH gene encoding 4-hydroxy-3-methylbut-2-enyl diphosphate reductase gives MEVIVADNAGFCFGVKRAIKMANDTLDRSQGGVKALGPLIHNPQVVEAFQRRGLEVVSDLDEIEEESTIIIRSHGVGPEVKEGALRKGLNVVDTTCPFVTKAQQYAAKLVEENYKVVMIGDKHHPEVIGVVAHSGDKAIVINTVAEAEALKFIPRMGVVFQTTHSIGHVQEIVGALLKRGKEVRVFNTLCGATTSMQKTAVELAPEVEAMVVVGGRQSANTAQLAEVCRRVNPRVHQVESADEIRAEWFSGLRRIGVSAGASTPDEVIAEVVERLTQIVPAAAGA, from the coding sequence ATGGAAGTGATCGTTGCCGACAACGCGGGCTTCTGCTTCGGCGTGAAGCGCGCGATCAAGATGGCGAACGACACCCTGGATCGGAGCCAGGGCGGGGTGAAAGCCCTCGGCCCGCTCATCCACAATCCCCAAGTGGTCGAGGCATTCCAGCGCCGCGGTCTCGAGGTCGTGTCGGACTTGGATGAGATCGAGGAGGAGTCGACCATCATCATCCGCTCGCACGGCGTCGGGCCCGAGGTCAAGGAAGGCGCCCTCCGTAAGGGGCTCAACGTCGTCGATACCACGTGTCCCTTCGTGACGAAGGCGCAGCAATACGCGGCGAAGCTCGTGGAGGAGAACTACAAAGTGGTGATGATCGGGGACAAGCATCACCCCGAGGTCATCGGCGTCGTTGCCCACTCCGGGGACAAGGCGATCGTGATCAACACCGTGGCGGAGGCCGAGGCGCTCAAGTTCATTCCCCGGATGGGGGTGGTCTTCCAGACGACCCACTCGATCGGGCACGTCCAGGAGATCGTCGGAGCGCTCTTGAAGCGCGGGAAGGAAGTCCGGGTCTTCAACACGCTCTGCGGCGCGACAACGTCGATGCAGAAGACCGCGGTCGAGCTGGCCCCGGAAGTGGAAGCGATGGTCGTCGTCGGCGGACGTCAGAGCGCGAATACCGCGCAGCTGGCCGAGGTCTGCCGCCGGGTGAACCCGCGGGTTCATCAGGTCGAATCCGCGGACGAGATCCGCGCGGAGTGGTTCTCGGGGTTGCGCCGGATCGGAGTCTCCGCCGGAGCCTCCACGCCCGACGAGGTGATCGCCGAGGTCGTGGAACGCCTCACCCAGATCGTCCCCGCTGCGGCGGGCGCCTAA
- the mutS gene encoding DNA mismatch repair protein MutS: MEATPMLEQYRRLKAEHPGTILLFRMGDFYETFGDDALVASRVLGIALTSRDKKGDPLPLAGVPYHAVEGYLKRLVAQGFSVAIAEQMEPAEGAKGIVDRQVVEVVTPGTVTRLGLLESSESNYIVALLLGESRAGVAVAEVSTGEFRVGEVPLEEIASLLLEYPPREVLLPAEPERPGDERGLPGNGGGGGMNLPDHVPVTRWERARFDARSGREAIQRKFEVLSLDAFGLETAREGFGAGGALLGYLQSLKKSDLPQIRELRRLREGSPLVVDEVTLRNLEVFESSAGPAGTLLNLLDRTETAMGARALRALLRTPARDRAVIEARLDRTACFASAATLRAEARDRLHRFPDLERTLGLLGSGRATPRDLGVLRDALRRLPAIRLMLEARPGAVLEGWLAGLPDLSDLAGRLEVALAEELPLVATQGGIVRPGYDPELDRYRADTSDVRALVLALETRERERTGIPNLRVIYNRVFGYVIEVTRSQLSRVPEDYVRRQTLTGAERFVTADLSRMEERIEAASTESHRLEAEHFQRLRGHAVAAMGDLHAAARVVAELDLHLSLGDTAARERWARPTLSEQRELLLTRSRHPMVERSLDPGRFVPNDCEIDAESGQIWIITGPNMGGKSTFLRQVGLCVFLAQAGSFVPCESASIGLVDRIFTRVGASDQIARGASTFFIEMQETAAILRQATDRSLVLLDEVGRGTSTYDGLSLAWAVTEALHDGARAKPRTIFATHYHELTDLEDTLSRVRNRTVRVAEQRGEIVFLHQIAPGRADRSYGIHVAQLAGVPGPVLERAREILGRLEAEHARLARRESEGGGPLPEESTTQPDAAGVGPDERAALLGELSDVEVEAMTPIEALNELARLREKARAGGAR, translated from the coding sequence GTGGAAGCAACCCCGATGCTCGAGCAGTACCGCCGGCTCAAGGCGGAGCACCCCGGGACCATCCTCCTCTTCCGGATGGGGGACTTCTACGAGACCTTCGGCGACGACGCACTCGTCGCTTCCCGCGTCCTGGGAATCGCGCTCACCTCGCGCGACAAGAAAGGCGATCCGCTTCCGCTGGCCGGGGTCCCGTACCACGCCGTCGAAGGATATTTGAAGCGGCTCGTGGCGCAGGGCTTCTCGGTCGCCATCGCCGAGCAGATGGAGCCCGCCGAGGGAGCGAAGGGGATCGTGGACCGCCAGGTCGTCGAGGTCGTCACGCCCGGGACCGTGACGCGGCTGGGCCTCCTGGAATCCAGCGAGAGCAACTACATCGTCGCGCTCCTCCTCGGGGAGTCGCGCGCGGGCGTGGCCGTGGCCGAGGTCTCGACCGGGGAGTTTCGGGTGGGCGAGGTACCTCTCGAGGAGATCGCCTCCTTGCTCCTGGAATATCCGCCGCGCGAGGTGTTGCTCCCGGCAGAGCCCGAACGCCCCGGAGACGAGCGCGGCCTTCCCGGAAACGGCGGCGGAGGGGGGATGAACCTACCGGACCACGTTCCTGTGACCCGATGGGAGCGGGCACGCTTCGACGCGCGGAGCGGCCGCGAGGCGATCCAGCGGAAGTTCGAGGTGCTGAGCCTCGACGCGTTCGGCCTGGAAACGGCGCGCGAGGGCTTTGGCGCCGGCGGCGCGCTCCTCGGCTATCTCCAGTCGCTCAAGAAATCGGACCTCCCGCAGATTCGCGAGCTCCGCCGCCTGCGCGAGGGAAGCCCCCTGGTCGTGGACGAGGTCACCCTTCGGAATCTCGAAGTGTTCGAGTCGTCCGCCGGACCGGCCGGGACTCTCCTCAACCTGCTCGACCGCACCGAAACCGCGATGGGGGCGCGGGCCCTCCGAGCCTTGCTCCGGACGCCGGCGCGGGATCGCGCGGTGATCGAGGCTCGCCTTGACCGGACCGCGTGCTTCGCTTCGGCCGCCACGCTCCGCGCGGAAGCGCGCGACCGGCTCCACCGATTTCCAGACCTCGAGCGGACGCTGGGGCTCCTCGGTTCCGGCCGCGCCACGCCACGCGACCTCGGCGTGCTGCGCGACGCCCTGCGCCGTCTTCCCGCAATCCGGCTCATGCTGGAGGCCCGGCCCGGCGCGGTGCTGGAGGGATGGCTCGCCGGCCTTCCCGATCTCTCCGACCTCGCGGGGCGACTCGAGGTCGCGCTCGCCGAGGAGCTTCCGCTCGTCGCGACCCAAGGGGGAATCGTCCGCCCCGGCTACGATCCCGAGCTCGACAGGTATCGCGCGGATACTTCCGACGTCCGCGCGCTGGTGCTCGCCCTCGAGACCCGGGAGCGGGAGCGGACCGGGATCCCGAACCTCCGCGTCATCTATAACCGGGTCTTCGGCTACGTGATCGAGGTGACCCGGTCGCAGCTCTCCCGCGTCCCTGAGGACTACGTGCGCCGGCAGACCTTGACGGGAGCCGAGCGGTTCGTGACGGCCGACCTGAGCCGCATGGAGGAGCGGATCGAGGCCGCGAGCACCGAGAGCCATCGCCTCGAGGCGGAGCACTTCCAACGGCTGCGCGGCCACGCGGTCGCAGCGATGGGGGACCTCCACGCCGCGGCGCGGGTCGTTGCCGAGCTCGATCTTCACCTCTCGCTCGGCGACACCGCGGCACGGGAGCGCTGGGCCCGTCCCACGCTCTCGGAGCAGCGGGAGCTTCTCCTCACCCGCTCCCGTCATCCGATGGTCGAGCGCTCGCTCGATCCGGGGCGATTCGTTCCCAACGACTGCGAGATCGACGCCGAATCCGGTCAGATCTGGATCATCACCGGTCCCAACATGGGCGGCAAATCGACGTTCCTCCGCCAGGTGGGCCTCTGCGTGTTCCTCGCGCAGGCGGGCTCCTTCGTACCGTGCGAGTCGGCGTCGATCGGTCTGGTCGACCGCATCTTCACGCGCGTTGGGGCGTCCGATCAGATCGCGCGAGGCGCCTCGACGTTCTTCATCGAGATGCAGGAGACCGCGGCGATCCTTCGCCAGGCGACCGACCGAAGCCTGGTGCTCCTGGACGAGGTGGGGCGCGGAACGAGCACGTACGACGGCCTCAGCCTGGCCTGGGCGGTGACCGAGGCGCTCCACGACGGCGCCCGCGCCAAGCCGCGCACGATCTTCGCGACGCATTACCACGAGCTGACCGACCTGGAGGACACCCTGAGCCGTGTCCGCAACCGGACCGTCCGCGTCGCCGAGCAGCGTGGCGAGATCGTGTTCCTTCATCAAATCGCGCCCGGGCGGGCCGACCGATCCTACGGCATCCACGTGGCCCAGCTCGCGGGCGTGCCCGGCCCCGTGCTCGAGCGGGCGCGCGAGATTCTCGGGCGCCTCGAAGCGGAGCACGCGCGCCTCGCTCGCCGGGAGAGCGAGGGGGGCGGGCCGCTGCCGGAGGAGTCCACAACGCAACCCGACGCCGCCGGCGTCGGTCCCGACGAGCGCGCGGCCCTCCTCGGGGAATTGTCCGACGTCGAGGTGGAAGCGATGACGCCGATCGAAGCGCTGAACGAGCTCGCGCGTCTGCGCGAGAAGGCGCGCGCCGGCGGGGCACGTTGA